The Candidatus Hydrogenedentota bacterium region CCCCAAGACCGAGGCGCTCAACCTCTGTGCGCCCCTGCCTGCCCGTGACACAGCGCGCCAACGCATTCTCCTTGTAGGTCACGCTGACGGCGCTTATGAATGGCGGCTCCATCGTTGCTTCCCGCGCCTCTTCCCCTATTTCAGCATTCCCCTTATCTTGGCCTTTCTCTATCTGCTCGGCACAACCCTCGCCTCTGCCGTGACGGGCGGCGTATTTTCAGGCGATGTCTTTTGGGAATGGCTCGGCCTCTCTCACGCCTTTGTCTTGCCCGCCCTGTTGCTGGGTCTCCTCTACACCAACTTCAAGGTGGTATCGCCGGGAGCCGCCGACAATCTGAGCGGTTCCCTTTGTGTGACGACGCTGGTCAAATGGCTGAAACAGTCCAATCTTGCCCTGAAAAACACGGAGATCACCGCCATTGTGACCGGCTGCGAAGAGGCGGGCCTTGAAGGGGCGAAAGCCTATGTGCGCGCCCATCGCAAGGAATTGGATCCCAAGACGACCGTCGCCATCGCCGTCGATACCGTCTCCGAGTTCGCCCAACTCGCCGTATATACCAAGGATTTAAACGGCCGGGTCAAGCACGACAAAAAGGTCTGTGCCCTTATCCGCGACGCCGGGAAAAAATGCGGCGTAGATCTGCCCGATGCATCGATCACGGTCGGCGCGAGCGACGCCGCCGCGTTCACCCAAGCGGGGATCCCCGCTGCCGCCATCTGCGCCATGGATCATGCCCCCGCCCATTATTATCATAACCGCCGCGATCTGCCCGAAATAGTGGAAAATGCCTGTTTGGCGAAGACACTGCAACTCCTCTGGCAGGTTTGCTTGGACTACGATCAAAGCGCTGAATAACTAACACGGCGGTGCT contains the following coding sequences:
- a CDS encoding Zn-dependent exopeptidase M28 codes for the protein PKTEALNLCAPLPARDTARQRILLVGHADGAYEWRLHRCFPRLFPYFSIPLILAFLYLLGTTLASAVTGGVFSGDVFWEWLGLSHAFVLPALLLGLLYTNFKVVSPGAADNLSGSLCVTTLVKWLKQSNLALKNTEITAIVTGCEEAGLEGAKAYVRAHRKELDPKTTVAIAVDTVSEFAQLAVYTKDLNGRVKHDKKVCALIRDAGKKCGVDLPDASITVGASDAAAFTQAGIPAAAICAMDHAPAHYYHNRRDLPEIVENACLAKTLQLLWQVCLDYDQSAE